AGCATCAGAATGAAGTCACCGATCTTTGTCTCTCTAATTATTTTTCTATCCGATCTCAAACATTAGAAGGATCTCAAAGAAATTCAACTCGATTCATCCATATCAGTAGTTAAATCTATTTTAAAGAGACTAACTTAATCATACATCATAATATTTATCTTTGTTCATGCGGAAGATTTATTTTATTCGGTATTATCATTAATCACTTAATTTAAATTACATTGACCGCTATATTGCTTGTAATTCTTCCTAGAACATGGCTAGATCTGATTAAACATTATACAaagcttttatatatatatatatatattttttattatggaACCATATTAATAAAGTCAACTGGTTGATTCATTATTGCCACTGACCTAACAAAAAGTTGTATGAGATTTCACAATGGATCTCCACTTAATTAATTGTCCCCAAATATTATATGAAAGCAATTAAAGTatgagtaaagttcaaataaaacctctttagttttactaattttcagataaaggactgtggtttactttttgtcaaaacgaggattgaggtttttaactttaacaaaataaggattttttcgattgatactattaaaatcacctttgacgacttcaaaaatgacatattttaagaactactaatattttaagcaactttaattcttcaacttttttattttgagattgttcagatgatgtttggtaaagagagagaaagttaatgtttagagagagaaagttccaaaaaagatgattttcgaaaatcgaaaatgcagttccatagaaaatatgacattgaacaactttaattcttgaaaattttcattttcagatcgttaaagatggttttaatagcattaatccaagtttgaaacctcaatccttgttttgacaaaaagtaaaccacagtcctttatctgaaaattagtgaaaccacaggggttttatttgaactttacccttaaaGTATTATATATTAGTAGTATATTatactaaatatatatttagtaaTATTTATCTTGTTAAGAGTTTAAATATATGGTTGGTCACTAAACTTACATAATTGTTTTACAAATGATCGTTCAATTTcaatatgttttaataaaatcatttattttaaattttatcttaATTATGTTACTCTGACAAttttaagaataaaaaatatcGGAAAAGATATCACTGCTAAATCAGTAGTGATCCACTTTCAATGTTGATCGAAACGATATGTGATTGCCACTTAGATGACTGAAATGATATGTATCAGTTAGGTGGTAAGCACGTGTCATTGCGATCAGTTAAGTGATAGCCATGTGTTGTTTCGGACAACAGTGAAAGTTGATTAGTACTTGTGTGGAAGTTACGTTAtattttcaatgttttttttttgctcttgaagtcgctagagtgattttattaataaaaattcaaagttgaatgattttattaaacGAAATTGAAATCGAGTAACAATTTTGAGGGAAAAAAAAGTTTAGTCATCAACTGTACATTTTTTAGAGAAGAAGTCTTATACTAATGATTTAAGGTTTGAACATCACGAGAAATACgaaaactgaatactgaaaggAAAATCTTCAACAAAGATTTGAGTAGAGGGATGTGCTTCTTTCATATTCGTAGCTGTTGCCTGATTGATTTCAATCATTCGTATTTTGACCGTAACTATTTGATACGAATTACGATTGCAATGGTTTAAATTGCAGAATAAACCTAgatataaatatcaatttctaattctattatttaattctattattaaatcatagatctaattctattattaaatcacagaaaatatgaaatatttttttagaaccaactgatatgAAATTGGTGAAAAacaaggaacaaaatatatgtgttttataataatgtttaaaattgattcaacttgcgaacattagaggtaaaattgctcatggctgccaacattaggggtaaaattgtactattttagatgttagggataaaatttctCTTAGCCCTAAACGataaaggtatttttgcaccttatccaaatttaaattcataaataaaatctaaaaattgtttttattacAGATTTTtctaagggtaaattacacccatggccacttaattttacctattttaacattatggccactgaacttcaattcttaacggtatgaccactgaactttacactttttaatatcggtggccactcaattttaactaacttctcaaaatggccgttaatgaccgttaacgagctcaaaatgaaaatatttaagaattaaaattgttcagaatgacatttaccaagaaaccacattttttattttcaaaaatcatatttttggagctttctctctctaaatattcaCTATCTCTCTCCTAataaaacaacacctaaatgatctcaaaacgaaaatttttaagaattaaacttccttagaatatcattaacgtgttggattttttatttttagactatTAACCGTCGttttgaggcattgagtggctaccggtgttaaaaagtgtaaagttcagtagtcatactgttaagaattgaagttcagtaaccataatattaaatgggtaaagttcaatggacatggatgtaatttacccatttttcTAAATACACTCAACAAGATCTAGGGATGGACAGCCAATATTGGAATAAACTAATATGCTATCATATCTGTCAATGCATGGATATGATAGCATTGTATAATTTccgcttaatacatcatttgcgtTTTGAATTTATCCAAAAAGTTTAATTGGTCTCTAAATTTTCAAAATGTTCCGATAGTCTCctaaacttacataaaatattcagtatacgtaaaatgtaatcaattgattactcggtcgtaaaaaagtaagttaaatgttgAAGATGTAtaccacgcatcttagaatattattacataattaaaaaatagattaaaaaggaagttattatttgctcaactatacaatttattttctctaatattataatcgtaTACTCCAAttttgatcgttttacttttttttaagactcgtggaatacatcttctgcatttaactaactttttacgaccgagtgatcaattgattacattttatgcaagttcagaaggCTAACTGAACGTTTTATATAAGTTCAGGGAGTTATCGAaacattttgaaaatttaagagccgaatcaaattttttggataagttaggggacaaatgatgtattaagcctgcAATTTCACATATAGACAACACGACACCTGCATTATTAGAATTTAAAAATTACttgatttttattataattttatatgtaAGTTTAATCACGTAACCAATTTTGGTTGAATCTCCTATAAAAAAAAGATTGAATCAAAATTTGGATCTGATTAGACGTTTGAAATTAACGTTCCGCCTCGATTTTCTCCTCGATTTTCTccgatttgtttttctaaacgTTTTCTAGCCCCCTAAATAATTTTTAACTGCTTAAGATGGTATTTGTTTTAGCATTTCGCAGACGCGTTTAGTGGTTTTACACCAAACCGATAATAGTATAGTGtttgattatgattataaaACCGCAGCGGTTAACGGTTTCGGAGCAAACAGGAGCGGTTCACGAAAAGCTCTAACTTTGAGTTTTTTATGAAATGCTGTTTTTAGTTGTTTATCTTTTGACAAAACTAGcccaatttttatttctatttacttcagtattcttaaaaaaaatatcaatggtTACCTATTACTAATAACCTGACATATAGAAtccttctttatttttttatcccaaCAAATTATACATTTATCTTTGATAAAATATACCATAAGACCAGTAATCTGCTTTGATAAAATAATATActatagtttcatcttttaaaagcactgtttttttatttattatggtTGTATTGAAAAAAGATGAGATTTTTCTTGTGGTtctaagagggtgtttgttttagcttttgggaggagcgtttagcgtttcactccaaaccgctggaaaaatagcgtttggttatgtttatataaccgcagcgtttagcgtTTTTTCTGAAATCtacagcgttttggagcgtttcacgaaaagctcctatttgaagcttttcataaacagctgtttgtagttatttgttattgacagaattatcctttttatttccacaaaatatgtttattctttaatattatttatatttctacaaaataatTACCGAAAAAACaatgttttgttgcgttcaataaattttttattttttatatagattatttttattaatttgtgtaacacattttttattttataataggataaggtgcaaaaatacccctaacatttatagctaggagcaattttacctttaacgtctaaaatagtgcaattatactcctattgttggcagccaaaatcaattttacccctgacattcacaagttgggtcaatttgagaaataatttatcaaactgcattcttggtcatgaatattgtcatctacactttacataccattttatcatcgttagtaacagatcacaaacatatgattagacatgaattttttttaagaaaaaaaaaatattgtcttttgtacgagttagacaaaaaaaattcaaatatttcgccgaatttataaataataatatatgaaattgatccaacttgtcaatgttaggggtaaaattgctcttagctgctagcgttatgggtaaaattgcaccattttagaggttaagagtaaaattattcctagttgtaaacattataggtatttttcacattttttcttttataatttcatcgttgattaatttaaaacatgtctattttaaacattttaaattcGAACAGCagcagttcaatataattttaccaaacactagtaattaaacagctaacagcttactgcaactgcaaacagctaacaacttactgcaactgcaaacagctaacagcaaccgcaataactattagctaacagctgaaccaaacgggCCCTAAAAATGTTACATCTATTATTTGGATTACTTTTATCAATATTCTGTACAAcatgtttatttatattattaaataatgagtattttttgttttttcatataTTAACAGTAACACTTCTTTGTaaatttaccaaacactaattaCCGATTAGCTAATTGCAAACAGCTTACTAAAATAGTTGTGAGCTAACAACTGAACCAAACAGGACCGTCGAGTACAACCTAAGTGTCGATAGACAAAAATATTTTCTTATTATTAATTCACTTTTGAATAATAACATATGGTTATTCGTGAATTCTGTTTAATATTTAAAGATATTTTGGTTTATCTGtattatctatttattttcatGATATGGTTTAAAAACTTAAATACATTGTTTTGATGAATTATATTATTTGTttacattatattttatttatttgaattggTTTAATGATATCGTTATTAAAATACTAATGTTTACAcgtttttaaagatatatgttccaaatatatgtatatttttatattaaatatttttatattatttaataatttttttattaacaaataaaaatataaaaatataaatccgattaatcttcaactaaattttttaaaagcGATACCCGTCCGATGAACGCTAGCGTTTTTTACAACATTCATATataggataaattacacccatggcactgaactttacactattttaacattatggcaactgaacttcaatttttaatggtatgaccactaaattttacacttttttaacaccggtagtcactcaattttaactaactctacaaaatgaccgttaacgacctcaaaatgaaaatatttaacaattaaagttgttcagaacgacatttaccatgaatccacatttttattttccaaaatcacatttgtttaaagctttctctctctaaaaattctctctctctcctaaccaaacaacacctaaatgaccttaaaacaaaaaatttcaagaattaaagttccttagaatatcattaacgcttcagattttttatttttaatctctaattctattatcaaatcacagaaaatatgatttttttaaaacaaactgatatgcaattggtacaaaataaggaacataatatccgtgttttataataatgtctgaaactGATCCAATTTGATAattttatgggtaaaattgctcttgactataAACATTATgaatatttttgtaccttatccatGAGAAATTTCACAGTACTCTGGGAGTAATACTCCTGGCcaatcaaaattatttttgaatctCACTACATGGGCATGATTGGTGGAAacagaaatatatatacatgtgttATAAATTGATTGATAGGGAATATTACTCAAAAGAACCCTaaaattttctatatatatattaataccaTTAAAACCGGACCTGGGCATAGACTAGGAGTGCGTCGGGTTAGGCCCAGGGTTGGACAGGATCAGTTTTTTTTtccagctatatatatatatatatatatatatatatatataaagggttTGGAATCTGCCAATTAAGCAGTCAACAAACACCAGCTCAGCCTAACTAAGATTAGTtgattaaatattatatttatatgaagCCTATCTCTGTCCCAATATAGAACACCAAAATCCTATAGGCTTGGAGTTTTAATTTAACTATATTGATGTCAATGGTCTAATTTAATatgttagaattaaatttatacttaaaaaaaaacttaatgcATATTGATACCTTTAAACTTGACAAGTTTTGTTTATTGGTATTCAGAACTTTTAAAGTAACCTATCACATACTTATATTTGACTTTAAAAACCTATAACATAAttatagttggttttaaaaacttattgcatacctatagttggctcattcggaccttCTACACAGAAAATCATTGACTCATCATCTTTGACAGATGAGACGACATACAAAACGAACTCACGGGCTTATTTTTTTTCTGTAGCACGGACATGTCACCTCATCTGTTAAATATGACAGATCAACGATTTGGTATGTGATaagtttttaaaaccaactataggtgtgtgataggtttttaaagtcaACTATAAGGGTGTGATATGTTATTTAGAGGTCGTGATGTTAATAGACAAAACTGATCAAATTTAAGAGTGTAAGTATGTATTAAACCTAAAAAAACTTTAGTATaaatgtgcaaaaatatccctaacgtgtacagtcatgagcaattttactcctaacgtctataatagtgcaattttacctctaacgttatcaaattgagtcaatttgagaaataattcatcaaaatgttttctcggtcatgaattttttCATCTAAACATCACATGcaagtcattttatcactctttGGTAACATATtgtaaacatatgattagatatgaaaaaaattaattttttaaatataccgTCTATTGTATaagttggacaaaaaattcaaaatatttcaacGAGTTTATaattaatctccaattcaattattaaattacagaaAGTATGAACTCTTTTTTTTAACAAACTGATATGCAACTGGTATagaataaacaacaaaatatatgtgttttataataatgtgtAACATTAACTcaacttatcaatgttaaggataaaattgctcttagctgccaaccttagatgtaaaattgcacaattttaaactttaaacGTTAGccggtatttttacactttatccctaatttatttatttatttatttttaatgaaatCATAAGtttatgttatatttttatACTCATATTAATATATGTGATAATTTCCCCACAACTTGACAATTTGCATCTTTTATAGAGAAAGTACAGTTGAAAGTGGAAACTAGAAATTAACTAATATTCAAACCAGAGTTGAAAttgaaggaaaggaagagaaaatggCAAAGATACCAAATGTGAAAATTGGGGGAACAGATTTTCCATTGATAGGGTTTGGAACAGCTGGATTTCCATtcggagaagatgaagaagcagttaAACAATCAGTCCTCAACGCAATCGAAGCTGGTTACCGCCACTTCGACACTGCTTCCGCTTACCAGTCGGAAAAGGCAGTCGGCGACGCCATCGTTGAAGCTTTAAAACTCGGTCTAATCAAATCTCGCGACGAACTCTTCATCACATCAAAGCTCTTCTCATCCGATACTCAGACTCATCTTGTTCTTCCTGCTATACGCAAATCACTCAAGTACGAAACTAAATCTCCGGTAAATCTCACCGGAAATCACTTAATTCCGGCTAGTTTATTTTGTATTAGTAAATTGATTTAAGTGATTGTCAGCAGGATTTATCCCTAAACCTTCTCAATTAGCTATTTGATTACATGGATGATTCAAATTATTACGAGACTAAATCTCCGGTAAATCTCACTGACAATCACTTAATTCCGGCTAATTTATTTTGTGTTAGTAAATTGATTTAAGTGATTGTCAGTAGGATTTATCGCTAAACCTTCTCAATTAGCTATTTGATTAGATGGATGATTCAGATTATTACGAAACTAAATCTCCGGTAAATCTCACCGGCAATCACTTAATTCCGGCTAGTTTATCTTGAATTAGTAAATTGATTTAAGTGATTGTCAGTAGACTTTATCCCTAAACCTTCTCAATTAGCTATTTGATTAGATGGATAATTACGAAACTAAATCTCCGGTAAATCTCACCGGCAATCACTTAATTCCGGCTAGTTTATCTTGAATTAGTAAATTGATTTAAGTGATTGTCAGTAGAATTTATCCCTAAACCTTCTCAATTAGCTATTTGATTAGATGGATGATTCAAATTAGTTGCTGTAATTAGTTTGTTAATCATGATTATTGTTTGATTGGATGCGTGGATGCAGGAATCTTGGATTGGAATACCTTGATTTATATCTGATTCATTTTCCAGTTAGTTTCAAGGAAGGATCTAGTCCATACGGGTTTAAGCCAGAAGATATTCTTGAATTGGATATAGAATCTGTTTGGAAAAGCATGGAAGAGTGTCAAAAACTTGGACTCACAAAAGCAATTGGAGTCAGCAATTTTACTCGCAAGAAGATTGAGAAATTGCTTGCCACTGCATCAATTATTCCTTTCCTCAATCAGGTTAGTTCATATAtgattattttataattaagacTCTAGTTGTTTGGGAGAATTTGTTGTGAATGgcttaaatttttaattaagttCGAAGTATTTgaaattaagaattaaaaataaagtttgcCATGAAATAATTAATGAATTGCAACAAATCAAGGTAAAGTTGAAAGAACAATGTAGTGTTCTGTTTTCGGCTCAGGGAGTTCTTTAGTAGAAACACTAATTTTGTCGCTAATTTTCGAAAATTAGAAAATCGATTCGTATTATGTTTATTTGCTATTACGATttaattcgtttttttttttaataatttgggGATTTCTTGGGTCTTATCTAAATGCATTAAAAGTGTATTTTAAGTGGGTCAAATTTGATGTCCttattttcgttttttttttttttttgatgggaATACTAAAATTTCATTAGATAATAAGATTGATAGTACAACATGACAATATCCAGGAGTAAAACCTCACATACATAAAGGCAAAGCCTATTACATGGACCATAAAGGCaagaaaaaaactataaatagcaAAAACAACCATAAAAGGTACATCTAAAATAGAGGACCGTTGAACCATATATTTATCGTAACCCTAGATTTGTAGCGGAACAGCTGTAGTCCAATCTTCATCCTTTGGCCTAGTCTGAAACACCGGATCTAAGTCCCTTCTTTTTTTGCATCCACGTAGATCcagtgatctacggataagatctacCTTTTCTGCACTTGCTACAACAGAAAAGGTTACAGGAACAAAGATTATAACGAACAGATGCACGCCAAACGGATTCAGAGATCGGATAAAATATGTCAGATCCAAAAACGATACAAcacaaggaaaacaaactaacacaacagaaaaaataaaatgcaggggaggaggaagaaggaagacaagcttccttcttcctcctcaactaTATAAAAGTAGCTTTGAACTTTGTTGTGAGATTTGAGTTAAGCTGAATATTTTTCAAGAAAAAGGAGAAAAGAGGGGAAAAGGGAAAAGGGATGGGGTGCAGGAGAaggaagggggggggggggggggggaggggcGGCGGcaagaaaggaagaggaaagaaGAGTAGAAGACCCTAGAGAGAAGGAGACCTTCTCTCACTAGGGCTTTTTctatctttttttattattacacCATGTCCTTATTTTCGGTTAAATTAAAACCCAAACGGGGTAGTTTATGAAAATTATTCCCAAGCCGTTAATGGTTGGAATTTGCGGGGTTATTTTTAATTCTGTCCCATTATAGCGGATCCACCGTTGTAATATTATCATTACGACAaaaacaatgtttttttttgtttttttactattACGGTGGGCCCACCATCGTAATTGGACTATTTTTTACTATAAAGTAAAAAACAGTAATTTTAAGGAATTATTTTCCAACTATTATCATTAGGTTGAGAATAAGACCTTGTTCtttgtcacttaatttcagtatcagtaATTTAATTCAATTCAGATATTTTCAATTCAGTTCAGATATTTTTAGTTCAGtttagtaatttatcattatttattataattataattattttttattattattattagaatcattattattataagatttttattttaattatttttatttttaaagtctaataatataatttcagttcagtagtattcagaTCAATAGCATTCCATTCAGTTAGTTCAggttacttaatttcagtaaaaaagaacaTGACCTTTAAATTACTTCTTTTGGAAGTTTAACCCTTTATTTTCCCGTCTTTTTATTTGTCCTCCACTTAGTTTTctagggctaattacaaatctagcccaattaagatgggtcatttacatatctaacctaCTTTActtccatcttaccaaattagatcatttcatccattttggacaaaattacccttagttctattgatCGATGGATCTGctcctgcttcttcttcttcttccgcttcttcttcttcggcttCTTCTTCTAGTTCTGGTtatggttcttcttcttcttcttcttcttcttcggttcatcttcttcgattTCTAAtatcaatcgttagcgatttttgagatttttgaagtattatgttcaatttcccgtagaaattgtatgtttttagcttatacgcctgcttttctcgctggtcttgcctctttcttcatctgtaatggtatcgtttcaattttctattttttccacaattttccaccatttttctccattgttgtcgcatttgtgacgaaatttgtcgcatttcgtcacaaatgcgacaacactTGTCGCAgagtcacaaatgcgacaagagttgtcgcatttgcgacgaaatgcgacaacagttgtcgcatttgtgacgaaatgcgacaacagttgtcgcatttgtgacgaaatgcgacaaatttcgtcacaaatgcgacaacaatggagaaaaatgttggaaaattgagaaaattgaaatgataccattatagatgaagaaagaggcaagaccagcgagaaaaacagacgtataagctaaaaacatacaatttctacgggaaattgaacataatacttcaaaaatcgctaacgattgataTCAAAAATCGATCTATCAatcaatagaactaagggtaattttgtccaaagtggatgaaatggtctaatttggtaaaatggaagcaaagtgggttagatatatAAATGACCCTTCttagttgggctagatttgtaattagctcTAGTTTCTAACACACGATTTAATTATCATACTTTAATGCACTAtcaaattatttttcttatcataCTTTAATGCTAATAACTttgattaatatataattataccATGTGTCAGAAATTGAGAAATTGAGTGAAGATAGGTAAGGAGACAAGTAAATAGGAATAACAGATTTTCTTCAATTTTAAGTATGAGAAAATTACTTGgggattttagagagagaaaagaaagagtcAGA
The DNA window shown above is from Euphorbia lathyris chromosome 1, ddEupLath1.1, whole genome shotgun sequence and carries:
- the LOC136221108 gene encoding non-functional NADPH-dependent codeinone reductase 2-like, which codes for MAKIPNVKIGGTDFPLIGFGTAGFPFGEDEEAVKQSVLNAIEAGYRHFDTASAYQSEKAVGDAIVEALKLGLIKSRDELFITSKLFSSDTQTHLVLPAIRKSLKNLGLEYLDLYLIHFPVSFKEGSSPYGFKPEDILELDIESVWKSMEECQKLGLTKAIGVSNFTRKKIEKLLATASIIPFLNQVEMNPCWQQKKLKEFCEEKGIHTTAYSPLGGKGTPWGTNQVMDCEVLKEIAISRGKTLAQICLRWIYEQNVSVVVKSFNKQRIKENLEIFDWELSEEDLQKIDQIPQERGQKADFLVNDVGPFKTLMDLWDGEM